A genomic window from Candidatus Pelagisphaera phototrophica includes:
- a CDS encoding histone deacetylase family protein, translating to MKIYSDPKCLTYHSPGHPERPTRVAATVAWLKERQPEWTWEPFEVASELSLLRVHPRSHLDRLQEERAFDADTAFHNDIFEIARLGTSSTLAAMESALSGEKAFSLMRPPGHHAEQTQAMGFCYLNHIAISALEALETGIEKVAVWDFDAHHGNGTEAILEGVEGALYVSVHQHPCYPGTGTISRGNARNFPVRPGTLPEVHLEVLAKSWEAILDFEPGLVLVSAGFDAYELDPLTDMRLRSIDFEALGSWLAEAKIPVAATLEGGYSDDLPLLVEAFLKGWNRS from the coding sequence ATGAAAATTTACTCCGACCCAAAGTGCTTGACCTATCATTCCCCAGGACACCCGGAACGACCGACAAGAGTTGCAGCAACCGTAGCTTGGTTAAAGGAAAGGCAACCCGAGTGGACTTGGGAACCCTTTGAAGTGGCCTCGGAACTGTCACTGTTGAGGGTGCACCCTCGTTCTCATTTGGATCGCCTCCAGGAAGAGCGAGCGTTTGACGCGGATACCGCCTTTCACAATGACATTTTTGAAATCGCTCGATTGGGCACGAGCAGCACGCTTGCTGCGATGGAGTCTGCCCTAAGTGGAGAGAAGGCATTTTCACTCATGCGTCCGCCAGGGCATCACGCGGAGCAGACCCAGGCAATGGGGTTTTGCTATCTCAACCATATAGCGATATCGGCTTTGGAGGCCTTGGAAACCGGAATTGAAAAAGTGGCTGTGTGGGATTTTGACGCGCATCATGGGAACGGTACCGAAGCGATTCTGGAAGGGGTGGAGGGAGCTTTATATGTTTCCGTTCATCAACACCCCTGTTATCCGGGAACGGGGACGATTTCACGCGGCAATGCGAGGAACTTTCCGGTTAGACCAGGAACTTTGCCAGAAGTCCACTTGGAAGTTTTGGCGAAATCTTGGGAGGCTATTCTCGATTTTGAACCAGGGCTCGTTCTTGTATCCGCGGGATTCGACGCCTACGAACTCGATCCCTTGACGGACATGAGATTGAGATCGATTGATTTTGAGGCATTAGGGAGTTGGCTTGCTGAGGCGAAGATACCAGTGGCAGCGACGTTGGAAGGAGGATACAGCGATGATTTACCCTTGCTTGTTGAGGCTTTCCTGAAAGGCTGGAATCGATCTTAG
- a CDS encoding diflavin oxidoreductase, translated as MSEAAESTQSVFGKSNPFPAPLLKKYNLNVEGSAKETIHAEVSIEGSGLSYDAGDALAVVPQNSPDLVEAFLAATGIDAADELTIGEEVFSFGEALRDKFDLRVVTKVVLTKFAKAAGLDELLEKCADREWVKEYIWGRDWVDVVKEYPPSSLCASDYAGFLRPLAARLYSIASSINAHPNEVHLTVGTVRYEAFGRPKKGVCSTFISDMWDEGATAGVYFHHNPNFKLPKDGSLPIIMIGPGTGIAPFRAFIEERIAKGATGKNWLFFGDQHQATDYLYQPEWEKYLESGYLYKVDLAFSRDQAEKIYVQDRMRENAAQIWEWINAGGYFYVCGDASRMAKDVNQALIDIVAEQGGMAEAAAAAYVKQMQKDKRYGRDVY; from the coding sequence ATGAGCGAAGCTGCTGAATCTACGCAATCCGTGTTCGGGAAGAGCAACCCTTTCCCCGCTCCTCTACTTAAAAAGTACAACCTCAATGTTGAGGGCTCTGCCAAAGAGACTATCCACGCGGAGGTCTCCATCGAAGGTTCGGGACTTAGCTACGACGCGGGGGACGCTTTGGCGGTGGTTCCTCAGAATTCGCCTGATCTCGTCGAGGCGTTCCTCGCGGCGACAGGAATCGACGCCGCGGATGAGCTTACCATTGGCGAAGAGGTTTTCTCTTTCGGAGAGGCGCTTCGAGACAAATTCGATTTACGTGTTGTGACAAAAGTAGTCCTCACGAAGTTCGCAAAAGCGGCTGGACTCGATGAGCTTCTGGAAAAGTGTGCGGACAGGGAATGGGTAAAGGAATATATTTGGGGGAGAGATTGGGTGGACGTGGTGAAAGAGTACCCACCGAGTTCCCTTTGCGCGAGCGACTACGCCGGATTTCTACGTCCGCTGGCGGCCCGTTTGTATTCCATCGCCTCCAGTATAAACGCTCATCCCAATGAGGTTCATTTGACCGTAGGGACGGTGCGCTACGAGGCTTTTGGAAGACCAAAAAAAGGGGTATGCTCGACTTTCATTTCTGATATGTGGGATGAAGGAGCGACCGCTGGGGTTTATTTCCACCACAACCCCAACTTCAAGCTGCCCAAAGACGGATCGCTTCCGATCATCATGATTGGACCCGGAACGGGAATCGCTCCCTTTCGAGCCTTTATAGAGGAACGAATCGCAAAAGGAGCCACCGGAAAAAACTGGCTGTTCTTTGGGGACCAGCACCAAGCAACCGACTACCTGTATCAACCTGAATGGGAGAAGTACCTCGAATCCGGGTACTTATACAAAGTGGATCTGGCTTTTTCGAGGGACCAAGCAGAGAAGATATATGTTCAGGATCGAATGCGCGAGAACGCCGCTCAAATCTGGGAGTGGATCAATGCAGGTGGATATTTTTACGTATGTGGTGACGCCAGCCGGATGGCCAAGGACGTCAATCAAGCGCTCATTGACATCGTGGCTGAGCAGGGCGGAATGGCCGAGGCCGCAGCCGCAGCTTACGTGAAGCAGATGCAAAAGGATAAGCGCTACGGCCGAGATGTGTATTGA
- a CDS encoding thioredoxin family protein, with the protein MKSLALISFLAGIFLTPVLWAEDLFFEGDLMAAQKVAKSTRKLVMIDFKAEWCGPCKMLDRTTWKDENVISTLKDKAVAVKVDVDENSELAAKYSIHSLPTVIFVDGNGNEVSRFIGYRDAEGFLKEFSNLEES; encoded by the coding sequence ATGAAATCACTTGCTCTTATCTCCTTTCTCGCAGGAATTTTCTTAACGCCGGTCCTTTGGGCGGAAGATCTGTTTTTCGAGGGAGACCTAATGGCTGCGCAGAAAGTAGCGAAATCGACAAGAAAGTTGGTTATGATCGACTTCAAGGCAGAGTGGTGTGGCCCTTGCAAAATGCTGGACCGGACCACTTGGAAGGACGAAAACGTTATTTCGACTTTGAAAGACAAGGCAGTAGCTGTTAAAGTGGACGTCGATGAGAACAGCGAGCTCGCCGCAAAATATAGTATTCATTCGTTGCCTACAGTTATCTTCGTAGATGGAAACGGGAACGAGGTTTCTCGATTCATTGGTTACCGTGACGCGGAAGGATTCCTGAAGGAATTTAGCAATCTTGAAGAGTCGTAG